One Streptomyces sp. V4I8 genomic window carries:
- a CDS encoding GntR family transcriptional regulator, whose translation MAKTRGSTRAVSASALDSLDFALDRGSPVPLYYQLAQQLEAAIEHGALAPGNLLGNEVDLSGRLGLSRPTVRQAIQSLVDKGLLVRRRGVGTQVVHSQVKRPLELSSLYDDLEAAGQGPTTEVVRNERVPAAADVAAALGIAEGAEVTVLERLRSTHGQPVAILCNYLPASLLDLDTARLESTGLYRMMRAAGITLHSARQTVGARSATAEEAGRLDEKEGAALLTMQRTAYDDTGRPVEYGTHIYRASRYAFDFQLLVRP comes from the coding sequence ATGGCGAAGACCCGCGGCTCCACGCGTGCCGTGTCCGCCTCCGCGCTGGACTCGCTGGACTTCGCCTTGGACCGGGGCAGTCCGGTGCCGCTGTACTACCAGCTCGCCCAGCAGCTGGAGGCGGCGATCGAGCACGGGGCCCTCGCTCCGGGCAACCTCCTGGGCAACGAGGTCGACCTGTCGGGGCGGCTGGGCCTGTCCCGGCCCACCGTCCGGCAGGCCATCCAGTCGCTCGTCGACAAGGGGCTGCTGGTGCGGCGGCGCGGGGTGGGCACCCAGGTGGTGCACAGCCAGGTGAAGCGCCCGCTGGAGCTCAGCAGCCTCTACGACGACCTGGAGGCGGCCGGGCAGGGCCCGACCACCGAGGTCGTCCGCAACGAGCGCGTCCCGGCCGCCGCCGATGTCGCGGCCGCGCTCGGCATCGCGGAGGGCGCGGAGGTCACGGTGCTGGAACGGCTGCGCAGCACCCACGGCCAGCCCGTGGCCATCCTGTGCAACTACCTGCCCGCGAGCCTGCTCGACCTGGACACGGCCAGACTGGAGTCGACGGGCCTGTACCGGATGATGCGCGCGGCCGGCATCACCCTGCACAGCGCCCGCCAGACCGTCGGCGCCCGCTCCGCCACCGCCGAGGAGGCCGGGCGGCTCGACGAGAAGGAGGGCGCGGCGCTGCTGACCATGCAGCGCACGGCGTACGACGACACGGGCCGGCCGGTCGAGTACGGGACGCACATCTACCGCGCGTCCCGGTACGCGTTCGACTTCCAGCTGCTGGTCAGGCCTTGA
- a CDS encoding CoA-acylating methylmalonate-semialdehyde dehydrogenase has product MKTITHWIDGKPVEGGSGRFAPVYNPATGAQEKQVAFATVDEVDAAVASAKAAFESWGQSSLAKRTAILFKYRELLDAHRDEIAELITAEHGKVHSDALGEVARGLEIVELACGISVQLKGELSTQVSTRVDVASIRQPLGVVAGITPFNFPAMVPMWMFPLAIACGNTFVLKPSEKDPSASYRLAELASEAGLPEGVLNVVQGDKVAVDRLLEHPDIEAVSFVGSTPIAKYIQLKAVEHGKRVQALGGAKNHMLVLPDADLDFAADQAINAAYGSAGERCMAVSVVVAVGETGDELVGKIAERAKNLRIGPGNDPASEMGPLITREHRDKVASYVASAAEQGAEVVVDGTGYSVEGHEDGFFLGVSLLDRVPLTADAYRDEIFGPVLAVVRAETYEEAINLINASRWGNGTAIFTRDGGAARRFQLEVKAGMVGVNVPIPVPVGYHSFGGWKDSLFGDLHIYGNDGIAFYTQGKVITTRWPDPSDGGINLGFPSNS; this is encoded by the coding sequence ATGAAGACCATCACCCACTGGATCGACGGCAAGCCCGTGGAGGGCGGCTCCGGCCGCTTCGCCCCCGTCTACAACCCGGCCACCGGCGCCCAGGAGAAGCAGGTCGCCTTCGCGACCGTCGACGAGGTGGACGCCGCCGTCGCCTCCGCCAAGGCCGCGTTCGAGAGCTGGGGTCAGTCCTCCCTGGCCAAGCGCACGGCGATCCTCTTCAAGTACCGCGAGCTGCTGGACGCGCACCGCGACGAGATCGCCGAGCTGATCACCGCCGAGCACGGCAAGGTGCACTCCGACGCCCTCGGTGAGGTGGCGCGCGGTCTGGAGATCGTGGAGCTGGCCTGCGGGATCTCCGTGCAGCTGAAGGGCGAGCTGTCGACGCAGGTGTCGACCCGGGTGGACGTGGCCTCGATCCGGCAGCCGCTGGGTGTGGTCGCCGGCATCACGCCGTTCAACTTCCCTGCCATGGTGCCGATGTGGATGTTCCCGCTGGCCATCGCGTGCGGCAACACGTTCGTGCTCAAGCCGAGCGAGAAGGACCCGTCGGCGTCGTACCGGCTCGCCGAACTGGCCTCCGAGGCGGGGCTGCCGGAGGGTGTGCTCAACGTCGTCCAGGGCGACAAGGTGGCCGTGGACCGGCTCCTGGAGCACCCGGACATCGAGGCGGTCTCCTTCGTCGGCTCGACGCCGATCGCGAAGTACATCCAGCTCAAGGCGGTTGAGCACGGCAAGCGCGTGCAGGCCCTGGGCGGCGCCAAGAACCACATGCTGGTCCTGCCGGACGCCGATCTGGACTTCGCCGCCGACCAGGCGATCAACGCCGCGTACGGCTCGGCGGGCGAGCGCTGCATGGCCGTGTCGGTCGTGGTCGCGGTCGGCGAGACGGGCGACGAGCTGGTCGGCAAGATCGCCGAGCGTGCGAAGAACCTGCGCATCGGCCCCGGCAACGACCCGGCCTCCGAGATGGGCCCGCTGATCACGCGCGAGCACCGCGACAAGGTCGCGTCCTATGTGGCGAGCGCCGCCGAGCAGGGCGCCGAGGTCGTCGTCGACGGCACCGGCTACTCGGTCGAGGGCCACGAGGACGGCTTCTTCCTCGGTGTCTCGCTGCTGGACCGGGTGCCGCTGACGGCGGACGCGTACCGGGACGAGATCTTCGGCCCCGTGCTGGCGGTGGTGCGTGCGGAGACGTACGAGGAGGCCATCAACCTGATCAACGCCTCCCGTTGGGGCAACGGCACCGCGATCTTCACCCGGGACGGCGGCGCCGCCCGCCGCTTCCAGTTGGAGGTCAAGGCGGGCATGGTCGGCGTGAACGTGCCGATCCCGGTGCCGGTCGGCTACCACTCCTTCGGTGGCTGGAAGGACTCGCTCTTCGGTGATCTGCACATCTACGGCAACGACGGCATCGCCTTCTACACCCAGGGCAAGGTGATCACCACGCGCTGGCCGGACCCGTCCGACGGTGGCATCAACCTCGGGTTCCCCAGCAACTCCTGA
- the iolD gene encoding 3D-(3,5/4)-trihydroxycyclohexane-1,2-dione acylhydrolase (decyclizing), with product MSQSTVRLTVAQALVRFLSVQYTERDGVRHRLIAGTWGIFGHGNVAGIGQALVQAGEDVMPYHQGRNEQSMVHAAVGHARQLNRLSAQAVTTSIGPGATNLVTGAALATINRLPVLLLPGDYFASHAPDPLLQQLEHPTEADVSVNDTLRPVSRYFDRITRPEALIPSALNAMRVLADPAETGAVTLALPQDVQAEAYDWPEEFFADRVWYVRRPAPDPVELAAAVEAIRAAERPLIVAGGGVHHSEAEAALKAFVEATGIPVSSTQAGKGSLRYDHPADLGGIGHTGTSVSDDIARTADLVIGVGTRYTDFTTASGTLFQNPDVRFLNLNITGFDAHKLAARTLVCDARAGLTALTEALSGHRVDGAYEAEYRAGKERWDAVVEGAYRADDESAVPTQTQVLGALDAVVGDDDVVINAAGSLPGDLHKLWRSRSPRQYHLEYGYSCMGYEIPAGIGIQQAAPDVAVWSLVGDGTYLMMPTEIVTAVQEGLPVNIVLIQNHGYASIGGLSAEIGAERFGTDYRYRAADGTFTGAPLPVDLAANAASLGMDVLRAKTVRELREALAAARASDRPTCVYVETDIKNPTSPGAEAWWDVPVAEVASREAAVEARERYEQHVAGRRHHL from the coding sequence ATGAGCCAGTCCACCGTCCGCCTGACCGTCGCCCAGGCGCTGGTGCGGTTCCTGTCCGTCCAGTACACCGAGCGCGACGGCGTACGGCACCGGCTGATCGCCGGCACCTGGGGCATCTTCGGCCACGGCAACGTGGCCGGCATCGGTCAGGCCCTGGTCCAGGCGGGCGAGGACGTCATGCCGTACCACCAGGGCCGCAACGAGCAGTCCATGGTGCACGCGGCCGTCGGCCACGCCCGTCAGCTCAACCGCCTCTCCGCGCAGGCGGTGACGACGTCGATCGGCCCCGGCGCGACCAACCTGGTCACCGGTGCCGCCCTGGCCACCATCAACCGCCTGCCCGTCCTCCTCCTCCCCGGCGACTACTTCGCCTCGCACGCCCCCGACCCGCTGCTCCAGCAGCTGGAGCACCCGACCGAGGCGGACGTGTCGGTCAACGACACCCTGCGCCCGGTCTCGCGGTACTTCGACCGGATCACCCGCCCCGAGGCCCTGATCCCGTCCGCGCTGAACGCCATGCGCGTGCTCGCCGACCCTGCCGAGACCGGCGCGGTCACGCTGGCCCTCCCCCAGGACGTCCAGGCGGAGGCGTACGACTGGCCCGAGGAGTTCTTCGCCGACCGTGTCTGGTACGTACGGCGTCCCGCGCCCGACCCGGTCGAGCTGGCGGCGGCCGTCGAGGCGATCCGGGCCGCCGAGCGCCCGCTGATCGTCGCGGGCGGCGGCGTCCACCACAGCGAGGCCGAGGCGGCGCTGAAGGCCTTCGTCGAGGCCACCGGCATCCCGGTGTCCTCCACCCAGGCGGGCAAGGGCTCGCTCCGGTACGACCACCCCGCCGACCTCGGCGGCATCGGCCACACCGGCACCTCGGTCAGCGACGACATCGCCCGCACCGCCGACCTGGTGATCGGGGTCGGCACGAGATACACCGACTTCACCACCGCCTCCGGCACGCTCTTCCAGAACCCGGACGTGCGCTTCCTGAACCTCAACATCACGGGCTTCGACGCGCACAAGCTGGCGGCGCGGACGCTGGTCTGCGACGCGCGGGCGGGGCTCACGGCCCTGACGGAGGCGCTTTCCGGCCACCGCGTGGACGGCGCGTACGAGGCCGAGTACCGCGCCGGCAAGGAGCGTTGGGACGCGGTCGTCGAGGGCGCCTACCGTGCGGACGACGAGAGCGCCGTACCGACGCAGACCCAGGTGCTGGGTGCGCTGGACGCGGTGGTCGGCGACGACGACGTGGTGATCAACGCGGCCGGTTCGCTCCCGGGCGACCTGCACAAGCTGTGGCGGTCGCGTTCGCCGCGCCAGTACCACCTGGAGTACGGCTACTCCTGCATGGGCTACGAGATCCCGGCCGGGATCGGCATCCAGCAGGCCGCCCCGGACGTCGCCGTCTGGTCGCTGGTCGGCGACGGCACGTACCTGATGATGCCGACGGAGATCGTCACCGCGGTCCAGGAGGGCCTGCCGGTCAACATCGTCCTGATCCAGAACCACGGCTACGCCTCCATCGGCGGGCTGTCGGCCGAGATCGGCGCCGAGCGCTTCGGCACGGACTACCGCTACCGGGCCGCCGACGGCACCTTCACCGGCGCGCCGCTCCCGGTCGACCTCGCCGCCAACGCGGCCAGCCTCGGCATGGACGTCCTGCGCGCCAAGACGGTCCGCGAGCTGCGTGAGGCGCTGGCCGCGGCCCGTGCCTCGGACCGGCCGACCTGCGTGTACGTCGAGACGGACATCAAGAACCCGACCTCGCCGGGCGCCGAGGCCTGGTGGGACGTGCCCGTGGCCGAGGTCGCCTCCCGCGAGGCCGCCGTCGAAGCCCGCGAGCGGTACGAGCAGCACGTCGCCGGACGCCGTCACCACCTCTGA
- the iolB gene encoding 5-deoxy-glucuronate isomerase: protein MTYHLPAGKALGGPYVVDVTPEKAGWGYSSLRILELPPGGSHSFDTGDSEWIVLPLNGGCTVESADDFSHETFRLTGRDSVFSGVSDFAYVPRDARTAVSSTGGGRFALTGARCSRRLPARYGPASSVPVELRGTGNSSRQVNNFGAAGVFECDKLIAVEVITPGGNWSSFPPHKHDEHRPGEESVLEEIYYFEFADHEGTPGLGYQRVSPSGHGHNTDVLAEVRGGDVVLIPDGWHGPSMAVPGHHMYYLNVMAGPEAERAWLICDHPDHAWIRGTWPDQPVDPRLPLYTAPSQ from the coding sequence ATGACGTATCACCTTCCCGCGGGAAAGGCGCTCGGCGGCCCCTACGTCGTGGACGTCACGCCCGAGAAGGCCGGCTGGGGCTACTCCAGCCTGCGGATCCTGGAGCTGCCGCCCGGCGGCTCGCACAGCTTCGACACCGGCGACAGCGAGTGGATCGTCCTGCCGCTGAACGGCGGCTGCACGGTCGAGAGCGCTGACGATTTCAGCCACGAGACCTTCCGACTCACCGGCCGTGACAGTGTGTTCAGTGGCGTGAGCGACTTCGCCTACGTGCCGCGCGATGCCCGTACGGCCGTCTCGTCCACCGGCGGCGGACGGTTCGCGCTGACGGGCGCGCGCTGCTCCCGGCGGCTGCCCGCCCGGTACGGTCCGGCGTCGTCGGTGCCGGTGGAGCTGCGCGGCACGGGCAACTCCTCGCGCCAGGTGAACAACTTCGGCGCGGCAGGCGTCTTCGAGTGCGACAAGCTCATCGCGGTCGAGGTCATCACACCGGGCGGCAACTGGTCGTCCTTCCCGCCGCACAAGCACGACGAGCACCGGCCCGGCGAGGAGTCGGTCCTCGAGGAGATCTACTACTTCGAGTTCGCCGACCACGAGGGCACGCCCGGCCTCGGCTACCAGCGCGTCTCCCCGTCCGGACACGGCCACAACACCGACGTCCTGGCGGAGGTGCGCGGCGGCGACGTCGTCCTGATCCCCGACGGCTGGCACGGGCCCTCCATGGCCGTGCCCGGCCACCACATGTACTACCTCAACGTCATGGCGGGCCCCGAGGCCGAGCGCGCCTGGCTGATCTGCGACCACCCCGACCACGCCTGGATCCGCGGCACCTGGCCGGACCAGCCCGTCGACCCCCGTCTGCCCCTCTACACCGCTCCGTCCCAGTGA
- a CDS encoding deoxyribose-phosphate aldolase — protein sequence MSITIPDLTAVRARHPEAIAEAAARRVRRPLIGDSGRLMIVAADHPARGALGVGDRRLAMANRADLLERLCVALSRPGVDGVLATADILEDLLLLGVLDDKVVMGSMNRGGLAGASFEMDDRFTGHRAEDIARLRFDAGKLLVRVDYADAGSLTTLETTARAIDDMAARQLPLFVEPFISRRIDGQVRNDLSAEAVTKSIAIASGLGGTSAYTWLKLPVTHDPDDMAEVLETSTLPVVLLGGEVGGDQEGAYERWRKALRLPTVQGMVVGRSLLYPAEGSVETAVDTAVGLL from the coding sequence TTGAGCATTACCATCCCCGACCTCACCGCGGTCAGAGCCCGGCACCCCGAGGCGATCGCCGAGGCCGCGGCCCGCCGGGTGCGCCGCCCGCTGATCGGCGACAGCGGCCGCCTGATGATCGTGGCCGCCGACCACCCGGCCCGCGGCGCCCTGGGCGTCGGCGACCGGCGGCTGGCCATGGCCAACCGGGCCGATCTGCTGGAACGCCTCTGCGTCGCCCTGTCGCGGCCCGGCGTCGACGGGGTGCTGGCCACCGCCGACATCCTCGAGGACCTGCTGCTCCTCGGCGTCCTCGACGACAAGGTTGTCATGGGCTCCATGAACCGCGGGGGCCTGGCCGGGGCGTCCTTCGAGATGGACGACCGCTTCACCGGCCACCGCGCCGAGGACATCGCCCGGCTGCGCTTCGACGCGGGCAAGCTGCTGGTGCGCGTCGACTACGCGGACGCCGGTTCGCTGACCACCCTGGAGACCACGGCCCGCGCCATCGACGACATGGCCGCGCGGCAACTCCCGCTCTTCGTCGAGCCGTTCATCTCCCGGCGGATCGACGGCCAGGTGCGCAACGACCTGTCCGCCGAGGCCGTCACCAAGTCGATCGCCATCGCGTCCGGCCTCGGCGGCACCTCGGCGTACACCTGGCTGAAACTGCCCGTCACCCATGACCCCGACGACATGGCCGAAGTTCTTGAGACGTCCACGCTCCCCGTCGTCCTGCTGGGCGGTGAGGTCGGGGGCGACCAGGAGGGCGCGTACGAGCGCTGGCGCAAGGCGCTCAGGCTCCCCACCGTGCAGGGCATGGTCGTCGGCCGCTCGCTGCTCTACCCGGCCGAGGGCAGCGTGGAGACGGCGGTGGACACGGCCGTCGGCCTGTTGTGA
- the iolC gene encoding 5-dehydro-2-deoxygluconokinase, translating into MAESAKSFDLITMGRIGVDLYPLQSGLPLTQVETFGKFLGGSAANVAVAAARLGRATAVITRTGDDPFGVYLHEALKDFGVDDHWVTPVAAYPTPVTFCEIFPPDDFPLYFYRQPKAPDLEIHSDELDYWAIRSARVFWITGTGLSEEPSRSATLAALKARDKAGTTVFDLDWRPMFWRDPYEARPYYTEALRHATVAVGNLDECEVATGVREPRACAEALLAAGVELAVVKQGPKGVLAVHRDGTEAEVPPVPVEVANGLGAGDAFGGSLVHGLLSGWELEKTMRYANAAGALVASRLACSSAMPTESEVEGLLAQAS; encoded by the coding sequence ATGGCCGAGTCAGCCAAGTCCTTCGACTTGATCACGATGGGAAGGATAGGAGTCGATCTCTACCCCCTGCAGTCTGGCCTACCTCTGACGCAGGTGGAGACGTTCGGCAAATTCCTCGGCGGCTCCGCCGCGAACGTCGCCGTCGCCGCCGCGCGGCTCGGTCGCGCCACCGCCGTGATCACACGGACCGGCGACGACCCGTTCGGCGTGTACCTGCACGAGGCCCTGAAGGACTTCGGCGTCGACGACCACTGGGTGACGCCCGTCGCGGCGTACCCGACACCGGTGACGTTCTGCGAGATCTTCCCGCCGGACGACTTCCCGCTGTACTTCTACCGGCAGCCTAAGGCCCCTGACCTGGAGATACACTCCGACGAACTGGACTACTGGGCCATCCGCTCGGCCCGCGTCTTCTGGATCACCGGCACCGGCCTGAGCGAGGAGCCGAGCCGCTCCGCCACCCTCGCCGCCCTCAAGGCGCGCGACAAGGCGGGCACCACGGTCTTCGACCTCGACTGGCGTCCCATGTTCTGGCGCGACCCGTACGAGGCCCGCCCGTACTACACCGAGGCCCTGCGGCACGCCACCGTCGCGGTCGGCAACCTCGACGAGTGCGAGGTCGCCACCGGCGTCCGTGAGCCCCGCGCCTGCGCCGAGGCGCTGCTGGCGGCCGGCGTGGAGCTGGCGGTCGTCAAGCAGGGCCCCAAGGGCGTGCTGGCGGTGCACCGCGACGGGACCGAGGCCGAGGTGCCGCCGGTGCCGGTCGAGGTGGCCAACGGCCTCGGCGCGGGCGACGCGTTCGGCGGCTCGCTGGTCCACGGGCTGCTGTCCGGGTGGGAGCTGGAGAAGACCATGCGGTACGCCAACGCCGCCGGCGCCCTCGTCGCCTCCCGCCTGGCCTGCTCCTCCGCGATGCCCACCGAGTCCGAGGTCGAGGGCCTCCTCGCCCAGGCGTCGTGA